One window of Trichoderma breve strain T069 chromosome 3, whole genome shotgun sequence genomic DNA carries:
- a CDS encoding alginate lyase domain-containing protein: protein MKLASLLGLLAVLQSPSVRAAFIHPGLLHTEADFTRIKSHVNSKQTPWITGWNKLAAHASTSYTPRPVATLCRGSSSDCTENYPNLYRDASAAYVNAIYWKVTGDTKYADNAGKILDAWSSTLTQIWGSSDKFLASGLYGYQLANAGEILRGYSGWKGLGNLVNMLKTVFYPMNHSFLTNHNGAKIDHYWANWDLCNLASMHAIGVLADDSALVNEAITYFKSGSGNGAIDKFIWKLYTEAGSSKSLGQGQEAGRDQGHATLDFALVGILAQQSYNQGNDLFGYLSNKILAGSEYMAKYNLGHDVPYTTYTNSDVTQSVISTGSRGTIRPMGELLYAHYGVLKGLNASWTKAYRDLVVSNGGGAEGGGGDYGSTSGGYDQLGFGTVLYRLDA from the exons CGTATCAAATCGCATGTCAACAGCAAACAAACTCCTTGGATCACGGGATGGAACAAACTCGCTGCTCACGCTAGCACTTCATATACCCCTAGGCCGGTAGCAACGCTCTGTCGTGGAAGCTCATCAGATTGTACTGAGAACTATCCGAACCTTTACAGGGACGCCTCTGCTGCATACGTGAACGCCATCTACTGGAAAGTCACTGGAGACACCAAATACGCGGACAATGCGGGCAAGATTCTCGACGCCTGGAGCAGTACACTTACACAAATATGGGGTAGCAGCGACAAATTCCTAGCATCTGGTCTATACGGGTATCAGCTCGCCAACGCTGGAGAGATTCTTCGTGGCTATAGCGGCTGGAAAGGACTAGGTAACCTGGTCAACATGCTGAAAACAGTTTTCTACCCTATGAATCACTCATTCTTGACAAACCATAATGGTGCCAAGATTGACCATTACTGGGCTAAC TGGGATCTGTGCAACCTCGCTTCTATGCATGCTATCGGTGTCCTGGCGGATGATTCGGCTCTAGTGAATGAGGCTATTACGTATTTTAAAAGTGGTAGCGGAAATGGTGCCATTGACAAGTTCATCTGGAAATTATACACCGAAGCAGGGTCTTCGAAGAGCTTGggccaaggacaagaagccgGAAGAGATCAAGGTCATGCGACACTTGACTTCGCGCTGGTTGGTATATTGGCGCAACAGAGCTATAACCAAGGAAATGACTTGTTCGGATACCTCAGCAACAAAATACTTGCCGG CTCGGAATACATGGCCAAATACAATCTTGGTCATGATGTCCCGTACACTACTTATACCAACTCCGATGTAACACAGTCGGTTATTAGTACTGGCAGCCGCGGCACTATCCGACCCATGGGCGAGCTCCTTTATGCGCATTATGGAGTGCTCAAAGGTCTTAATGCTTCATGGACTAAGGCATACCGCGATTTGGTGGTTTCTAACGGTGGCGGCGcagagggcggcggcggcgactATGGTTCCACCAGTGGTGGATATGACCAGCTGGGGTTTGGAACCGTGCTGTACCGACTGGATGCGTAA
- a CDS encoding sugar transporter domain-containing protein has protein sequence MEPKVIAQETIPGSDIPHEKAEEYHIETAEYELNRIDLSALASNSLSWRTKAIWRLAIVILLQGLSVAAFAMDGSIIGSMASLPAFREYFHVGTSGSGIAIIIAAMSIGNVVASIFQWISDLIGRRGVTCLGNSIIVIGCVIQAAAPNNICMILGRVIGGAGCSLSATVGPMYISEIAPASHRGMAVGLFCSCYSIGAIAIACVILGGSYMTGDWSWRMPMIVQIIPPLTVALLVYPLTPESPRYLVYKGQINNAKKVIALYHTSSEDIEDPIVTAEIDQIQRSIESVDSKPWDFSTLWKMKSARYRLLLIFLYAFIQQCNGTGMLGYYLPGILTLVGITNSQQQLAINLGMTVASYLSTLAGALIIDRVTRRFLLASTLIVFIFFLSLMSVTGGLFANGIARDAMGILTIVAIYLFQISNGLLSSTLHNVYPTEVLHYSQRAKGMGLYSFFQNCLGFAMTYGVGELLAKIEWKTYFMFIAIDLVFLYLTWQFFPEFRFLSLEEIDYVFETPGVHPVKMSKRLQKAKLLKRREATG, from the exons ATGGAGCCCAAGGTCATCGCCCAAGAGACCATTCCGGGCTCAGATATACCACACGAGAAGGCTGAAGAGTACCATATTGAGACGGCTGAGTATGAGCTCAACCGCATCGATCTCAGTGCTCTAGCTAGCAACTCCTTATCTTGGAGGACCAAGGCCATCTGGCGTCTGGCGATCGTTATTTTACTCCAGGGTCTTA GTGTTGCTGCGTTTGCCATGGATGGCTCCATTATCGGGAGCATGGCGTCGCTCCCCGCCTTTCGAGAATACTTCCACGTCGGTACAAGTGGCTCAGGGATTGCTATCATCATAGCAGCCATGTCTATTGGAAACGTGGTGGCGAGTATTTTCCAGTGGATTTCTGATCTCATTGGTCGCCGAGGCGTTACCTGTCTCGGCAACTCCATCATTGTCATCGGCTGTGTGATACAAGCAGCTGCCCCAAACAATATCTGTATGATCCTGGGCCGCGTCATTGGAGGAGCGGGTTGCTCTCTCAGCGCAACTGTCGGCCCAATGTACATAAGTGAGATTGCACCCGCTTCTCATCGTGGCATGGCCGTGGGGCTGTTCTGTTCGTGCTATAGCATCGGTGCTATCGCTATAGCCTGCGTGATTCTGGGAGGCTCCTACATGACGGGAGACTGGAGCTGGCGGATGCCCATGATAGTTCAGATCATTCCGCCTTTAACCGTGGCTCTCTTAGTCTATCCTCTGACCCCAGAATCACCAAGATATTTGGTCTACAAAGGACAGATTAATAACGCCAAGAAGGTTATTGCTCTGTACCACACAAGTAGCGAGGACATTGAAGATCCCATCGTCACCGCGGAGATCGACCAAATCCAGCGCTCCATTGAGTCTGTTGACTCAAAGCCATGGGATTTCAGTACACtttggaagatgaagagtgCTAGGTATCGCCTTCTGCTCATCTTCCTGTATGCCTTTATCCAGCAATGCAATGGAACCG GAATGTTGGGCTATTATCTACCGGGAATTCTGACTCTTGTCGGGATTACAAACAGTCAACAACAGTTAGCTATCAATCTAGGTATGACAGTTGCCTCATACCTATCCACACTTGCGGGAGCCCTAATCATCGATCGCGTCACTCGGCGATTCCTCCTCGCAAGCACATTgatcgtcttcatcttttttctgtctcttaTGTCCGTCACTGGTGGACTCTTTGCCAACGGCATCGCCAGGGATGCCATGGGTATTCTGACCATAGTAGCTATTTACTTGTTCCAGATCTCCAATGGCCTTCTTT CGTCAACCCTTCACAACGTCTATCCGACGGAGGTCCTCCATTATAGCCAACGGGCCAAAGGCATGGGGCTGTATTCATTTTTCCAAAACTGCTTGGGCTTTGCCATGACGTATGGAGTAGGCGAACTACTCGCAAAAATCGAGTGGAAG ACTTACTTCATGTTCATCGCGATCGACTTAGTCTTTCTTTATTTAACTTGGCAATTCTTCCCAGAGTTCCGTTTTCTCTccttggaagagattgactACGTTTTTGAGACGCCCGGAGTCCATCCAGTTAAGATGTCTAAGCGGCTCCAGAAGGCAAAGTTGCTGAAAAGGAGGGAGGCAACAGGATAA
- a CDS encoding glycosyl hydrolases family 28 domain-containing protein, with translation MGFINSVLIPFLLILARDSIAMGMALGTPGCDTTLQTYPIPANVSVATSFDVEVRSPGGTWKKIDSYAPTHNEVNFTTGSSIRHTSSMVYFDFNGTVEIRAKYLNDGVSDAIIRPQSLDISPTKSGSTVTFMLTEPRDVILQVNGNIFDCLHIFTNSPDPDAPSADDPDVIYYGPGYYKLDSSLNIPSNTTLYLAGGAVVAAPDITVTNSSNVALRGRGVLYSVKGNAISVVRSNNVVIEGLIGINFFPRAYMSNDVTFNHWRGFSAVQYGDGLDLFCSQNILIDSVFLRNSDDCIAVYNHRDEWYGDSKNITIQNSILWADVAHPINVGTHGNTEDPETIDGLTIRNIDILDQNEKQMLYQGTIALNPGDSNLVENVLIEDVRVENIRVGQLLNFRVMYNDKYNTSPGRGIRNVLIRNLQYNGTNADTSIFTGYDADRTISNVTFENLVVNGKAIYDTMKKPGWYLSTDFIPLYANEHVHNMTLKPSQG, from the coding sequence ATGGGTTTCATCAACTCAGTCCTAATACCCTTCTTGCTTATTCTAGCCCGTGACAGTATTGCCATGGGCATGGCACTAGGGACTCCAGGATGCGATACTACTCTCCAGACCTACCCCATACCGGCGAATGTATCTGTTGCGACTTCTTTCGATGTCGAAGTACGCTCGCCCGGAGGTacatggaagaagattgactCTTACGCTCCCACACATAACGAGGTCAATTTCACCACTGGTAGCTCAATTCGGCATACTTCTTCCATGGTATATTTCGACTTCAATGGAACCGTCGAGATTCGGGCCAAATACTTGAACGACGGGGTTTCTGACGCCATTATCAGACCACAATCTCTTGACATTAGCCCAACAAAGTCAGGTTCTACCGTTACCTTTATGCTCACTGAACCCCGCGATGTAATCTTGCAAGTGAATGGCAACATCTTCGACTGCCTGCACATCTTCACCAATTCGCCAGATCCGGATGCTCCGTCAGCCGACGACCCGGATGTCATATACTATGGTCCTGGTTATTACAAACTTGATTCGAGTCTTAATATCCCATCCAATACGACTTTGTAccttgctggaggagctgtggTCGCGGCTCCCGACATCACGGTGACCAACTCCAGTAACGTCGCTTTGCGCGGACGTGGGGTCCTGTACAGCGTAAAAGGAAACGCGATATCTGTGGTGCGATCCAACAATGTTGTCATCGAAGGACTCATTGGCATTAATTTCTTTCCAAGAGCTTATATGTCCAACGACGTAACATTTAACCACTGGCGCGGCTTCAGCGCTGTTCAATATGGAGATGGTCTCGACTTGTTTTGTAGTCAGAATATCCTCATCGACTCTGTCTTCCTACGAAACTCCGACGATTGTATCGCCGTTTACAATCACAGGGATGAATGGTACGGTGATAGCAAGAACATCACGATTCAGAATTCGATCCTCTGGGCTGATGTGGCGCATCCCATCAACGTGGGGACTCATGGCAATACAGAAGATCCTGAGACTATCGACGGCTTGACTATTCGCAACATTGACATTCTCGACCAAAATGAGAAGCAAATGCTATACCAGGGGACAATCGCATTGAACCCGGGCGATAGTAACCTTGTTGAAAACGTTCTCATTGAGGATGTAAGAGTTGAGAATATTCGCGTGGGCCAGCTCCTAAACTTTCGTGTGATGTACAACGACAAGTACAATACTTCACCCGGACGAGGAATCCGCAATGTCCTCATACGAAACCTCCAGTACAATGGCACAAATGCCGATacctccatcttcacggGCTACGATGCGGACCGCACCATCTCTAACGTTACGTTTGAGAATTTAGTAGTCAACGGGAAGGCTATTTATGACACAATGAAAAAACCCGGCTGGTATTTATCCACGGACTTCATACCCCTGTATGCAAACGAACATGTCCATAATATGACGTTGAAACCTTCTCAAGGTTGA
- a CDS encoding glycosyl hydrolases family 2, TIM barrel domain-containing protein, which translates to MSFPKTQPDWSNLDVLHRNTLPPRAHFYPFATKEAALSLNRENAQFQSLNGTWKFRHDVSPLELPDWKDLDPITWANIKVPGMWQLQGYSRPLYTNVNYPFPVDPPNIPFLNETGSYWRQFTTSKDWQGQQIRLRFEGVDSSFHVWVNDNEVGYSQGSRNASEFDITPFLRDTGEINTVAVRVYQFCDGSYLERQDQWLLSGIFRDVYLVAFATPSITDFTILPQVDESLTRGVVHVDVSLHGSDSGDVTVELRSPTGDLWSAEKPILYTLLLTVGDCTVAQRIGFRRIEMKGANFLVNGNPIILYGVNRHEHHYLYGRAVPYEDMRADIIMMKQHNINALRCSHQPNDPRLYEVCDELGIYVMAEADLETHGFDSELSFDRAKRWTSDNPDWYDAYMDRAVQLVERFKNYTCIIFWSLGNEAFYGANHASMYRWIKERDPSRLIHYEGDRKGASTDFYSVMYATPDELKNHIAEHSDRPLIQCEYGHAMGNGPGGLASYIELYRSESLLQGGYIWEWCNHGLLKREGKLSYFAYGGDFGDTPNDRDFVMDGLTFSDHSPTPGLLEYKKCIQPISIGLEGGKLHIYNHYDFIDLSHLFATWHVVQESGNTNPTEFELPQIAPGAEAIVDLPYCGGELHGDTWLSINLYLKHETAWAPQNHEIAWSQIPLLENHTFKLPSVVTSDTNGPSIYEQPGRLTLTWPSCNEIFTFNLVDGNVTWVNQKGIILTRGPELGLYRALTQNDVGFGGDGKEWLKFRLAETKMHVRGFTWSVNEDGTMTVEATVRVAPPVLEWACNAQLIYTLGIGNLSIRAKGSFSGTVPRHIPRIGLTMSLPKDYYRATWYGQGPGESYRDKKQAARFGRWEASIDDLQTNYEWPQENGNRSDVRWVQVKANDAILEARMDVPLNFSLRKYSTDDLDKSTHPHELTELDETVLNLDFAQHGLGSGSCGPLAFQEDRLSPGLFDFTVFFKIK; encoded by the exons ATGTCTTTTCCAAAAACGCAGCCCGATTGGAGCAACCTTGACGTCCTCCATCGCAATACTCTCCCGCCGCGTGCTCACTTCTACCCATTCGCCACGAAGGAAGCGGCACTCTCCTTGAATCGTGAGAACGCCCAATTCCAATCACTCAATGGGACATGGAAATTCCGTCACGATGTCTCGCCGTTGGAACTCCCTGATTGGAAAGATCTCGACCCAATAACCTGGGCCAATATAAAGGTTCCTGGCATGTGGCAGCTTCAAGGTTATAGCCGGCCTCTTTACACCAACGTCAACTACCCTTTCCCTGTGGACCCCCCAAATATTCCATTTCTCAATGAGACGGGGTCTTATTGGCGCCAATTTACTACAAGCAAAGACTGGCAAGGACAGCAGATCCGGTTACGTTTCGAAGGCGTTGATAGCTCGTTTCACGTCTGGGTCAATGACAATGAAGTTGGCTATAGCCAAGGCAGCAGGAACGCTAGTGAATTCGACATTACCCCGTTCCTTAGGGACACGGGGGAAATCAACACAGTTGCAGTGCGCGTTTACCAATTCTGCGACGGATCCTACCTTGAACGCCAAGATCAGTGGCTTCTCTCTGGGATTTTTAGAGACGTTTACCTAGTCGCATTTGCCACTCCCTCCATCACGGATTTCACCATTCTACCCCAGGTAGACGAGTCTTTGACAAGAGGTGTTGTCCACGTTGATGTCTCTCTCCATGGAAGCGACTCTGGGGATGTCACCGTCGAGTTACGGAGTCCTACTGGCGAT TTATGGTCTGCCGAGAAGCCAATTCTTTATACCTTGCTCCTAACAGTGGGAGACTGTACTGTTGCTCAGCGAATTGGATTCCGTCGAATTGAGATGAAGGGAGCCAATTTTTTGGTCAACGGGAATCCTATCATCTTATATGGCGTCAATCGTCATGAACATCACTACCTTTATGGCAGAGCTGTGCCGTACGAAGATATGAGAGCAGacatcatcatgatgaagcaGCATAACATCAACGCACTAAGGTGCTCTCACCAACCAAATGACCCCCGGCTCTATGAAGTTTGCGACGAGCTCGGCATCTATGTTATGGCGGAGGCAGATCTTGAAACTCATGGTTTCGATTCT GAGCTTTCGTTTGATCGCGCGAAAAGGTGGACATCAGATAATCCCGACTGGTACGATGCCTATATGGATAGAGCTGTTCAGCTTGTTGAACGGTTCAAAAATTATACTTGTATCATCTTTTGGTCTCTTGGTAACGAGGCGTTTTATGGTGCAAACCATGCGTCCATGTATCGCTGGATCAAAGAGAGAGACCCAAGTCGACTCATCCACTACGAAGGAGATCGTAAGGGCGCATCGACCGACTTTTATAGCGTCATGTACGCAACGCCCGATGAACTGAAGAATCATATTGCCGAACATTCAGATCGGCCATTGATTCAGTGCGAATACGGTCATGCAATGGGAAATGGACCGGGAGGGCTGGCCAGCTACATTGAGTTGTACCGGTCTGAGTCGCTCCTTCAAGGTGGCTACATCTGGGAATGGTGTAACCATGGGCTCCTCAAAAGAGAAGGCAAATTGTCGTACTTTGCGTACGGTGGTGACTTTGGGGATACTCCCAATGACCGCGACTTTGTTATGGATGGGCTTACCTTCTCTGACCATTCTCCTACACCCGGCTTACTTGAATACAAAAAGTGTATCCAGCCGATATCTATCGGGCTTGAGGGCGGTAAGCTGCATATTTATAACCACTACGATTTCATCGACCTAAGCCACCTTTTTGCCACCTGGCATGTGGTCCAAGAATCGGGCAACACCAATCCCACGGAGTTCGAGCTGCCACAGATTGCCCCGGGGGCAGAAGCAATTGTTGACCTTCCCTATTGTGGTGGTGAATTACATGGAGACACTTGGCTCTCAATCAATCTCTACCTGAAACACGAAACTGCTTGGGCGCCTCAAAATCACGAAATTGCCTGGAGTCAAATTCCTCTATTGGAGAATCACACATTTAAGTTACCCTCGGTGGTTACCAGTGACACTAATGGGCCGTCAATATATGAACAACCAGGACGTCTGACATTAACGTGGCCAAGCTGCAATGAGATATTCACTTTCAATCTTGTCGATGGAAACGTTACTTGGGTCAACCAAAAGGGCATCATTCTCACCAGAGGGCCAGAACTGGGCTTATACCGCGCCCTTACCCAGAATGACGTTGGTTTTGGCGGGGACGGCAAAGAATGGTTGAAGTTTAGACTCGCCGAGACCAAAATGCATGTACGCGGGTTCACTTGGTCCGTGAATGAAGACGGTACCATGACTGTTGAGGCGACTGTCAGGGTCGCCCCTCCCGTCTTGGAGTGGGCATGCAATGCCCAGCTTATTTACACGCTTGGTATAGGCAATTTGTCCATTCGCGCAAAGGGGAGTTTCTCTGGGACTGTTCCTCGTCATATCCCACGTATTGGTCTCACTATGTCGTTGCCAAAGGATTATTACAGGGCAACATGGTATGGTCAGGGCCCTGGAGAGTCCTACAGAGATAAGAAACAAGCTGCTAGATTTGGTCGGTGGGAGGCCTCGATTGACGATCTTCAGACCAATTATGAGTGGCCccaagaaaatggaaatAGGAGTGACGTACGTTGGGTTCAAGTCAAAGCAAATGACGCTATACTAGAGGCTCGTATGGATGTACCACTCAACTTCTCACTCAGGAAGTACTCTACGGATGATTTAGACAAGTCTACTCATCCCCATGAGCTGACAGAGTTGGACGAGACGGTATTGAACTTAGACTTTGCTCAGCATGGTCTAGGAAGTGGAAGCTGCGGGCCTTTAGCGTTTCAGGAAGATCGCCTAAGTCCTGGGCTGTTTGATTTTACCGTATTCTTCAAAATAAAGTAG